The following coding sequences lie in one Mycobacterium sp. DL440 genomic window:
- a CDS encoding SH3-like domain-containing protein yields the protein MANNSMGDFVSQLRPALHRLQDWPYPDQIDHTLFGAFMKNPHDVGGDPDAPAIFEEKQEEAWELNTFVTCEVLGWRGIWTSEERRRLGNVDVGRTIYHGFPYYGRWVWAVARCLVEKDHITLRELLERVDEVRARVATGAADALSAAPRSVGDPTAVSRNRHHIEALGKGDPQRFAGQAGEARFAVGDRVRVRDLPTIFYTRTQEYLRGKPGTIAEVSYESLVPEDEAFDREEQTPQWFYIVRFNMSDVWDPYAGAEGDTLQAEISELWLRPLD from the coding sequence ATGGCCAACAATTCCATGGGTGATTTTGTCAGCCAGTTGCGGCCGGCATTGCATCGGCTGCAGGACTGGCCCTACCCGGATCAGATCGACCACACGCTCTTCGGCGCGTTCATGAAGAACCCGCACGACGTCGGCGGCGATCCCGACGCACCCGCGATCTTCGAGGAGAAGCAAGAAGAGGCGTGGGAGCTCAATACCTTTGTCACCTGTGAGGTGCTCGGCTGGCGTGGCATTTGGACGTCCGAGGAACGGCGGCGGCTCGGAAACGTCGATGTGGGCCGGACGATTTACCACGGCTTCCCTTATTACGGCCGGTGGGTATGGGCTGTCGCCCGGTGCCTCGTCGAGAAAGACCACATCACGCTTCGCGAATTGCTCGAGCGGGTCGACGAGGTGCGCGCACGGGTGGCCACCGGTGCTGCCGACGCCCTCTCGGCTGCCCCGCGCAGCGTCGGCGATCCGACGGCGGTCTCCAGGAACCGCCATCACATCGAGGCGCTCGGCAAGGGCGATCCCCAACGGTTCGCGGGCCAGGCCGGCGAAGCTCGATTCGCAGTCGGCGATCGAGTGCGGGTGCGGGACCTCCCGACCATCTTTTACACCCGCACCCAGGAGTATCTGCGCGGGAAGCCCGGGACCATCGCCGAGGTGTCCTACGAAAGCCTGGTACCCGAGGACGAGGCGTTCGATCGTGAGGAGCAGACGCCTCAGTGGTTCTACATCGTGCGCTTCAACATGAGCGACGTGTGGGATCCGTATGCGGGCGCCGAGGGCGACACCCTTCAGGCCGAGATTTCCGAATTGTGGTTGCGGCCGCTCGACTAG
- a CDS encoding FKBP-type peptidyl-prolyl cis-trans isomerase: MNSIRVPSTVALVACAASLTMTLAACGSDTDTSAASSSPSTSSVAEVLTPSIAETATEASTCPTAAPQGAGAPEWTLSGATGNVAVTGSTDTAAPVVKVTGPFSVAETQVHTLKAGDGPVVAPSANVSVCYMGVNGRDGSVFDSSYERGEPVDFPLNGVVPGFQKAISGQKVGSTVAVAMTSADGYPQGQPAAGIQPGDSLIFAIKILDAQG; this comes from the coding sequence ATGAACTCCATTCGCGTGCCTTCCACCGTCGCGCTCGTGGCCTGCGCCGCGTCGTTGACCATGACGCTTGCCGCATGCGGCTCCGACACGGACACCTCCGCGGCTTCGTCCTCGCCGAGCACGTCATCGGTCGCCGAGGTGCTCACGCCCTCCATCGCCGAAACCGCCACCGAGGCCAGCACCTGTCCGACGGCAGCGCCTCAGGGCGCCGGCGCCCCCGAATGGACGCTGTCCGGAGCGACCGGCAATGTCGCCGTCACCGGGTCGACCGACACGGCCGCGCCCGTGGTGAAGGTGACCGGACCGTTCAGCGTGGCCGAGACCCAGGTGCACACCCTGAAGGCAGGCGACGGGCCGGTCGTCGCGCCGTCGGCGAACGTTTCGGTCTGCTACATGGGTGTCAACGGGCGTGACGGGTCAGTGTTCGACAGCAGCTACGAACGCGGTGAACCGGTCGACTTCCCCCTCAACGGTGTTGTGCCCGGCTTCCAGAAGGCCATCTCCGGACAAAAGGTCGGCTCTACGGTGGCCGTCGCGATGACGTCTGCCGACGGCTACCCCCAGGGTCAGCCCGCCGCGGGAATCCAGCCGGGTGACTCGTTGATCTTCGCGATCAAGATCCTCGACGCCCAGGGCTGA
- a CDS encoding bifunctional 2-polyprenyl-6-hydroxyphenol methylase/3-demethylubiquinol 3-O-methyltransferase UbiG, which translates to MVERSIWMQKVEADPGHSDWYVERFRAMERAGQDLAGEARLIDAMASRNARILDAGCGPGRVGGYLAEAGHQVVGVDVDPVLIEAAENDHPGPRWLVGDLAELDLPARGIAAPFDIIVSAGNVMTFLAPSTRVQVLTRLRAHLADDGRAVIGFGAGREYEFDQFFDDAVSAGFTTDLLLSSWDLRPFTEESDFLVAILRRA; encoded by the coding sequence ATGGTCGAGCGCAGCATCTGGATGCAGAAGGTGGAAGCCGATCCCGGGCACTCGGATTGGTACGTCGAACGCTTTCGTGCCATGGAGCGCGCGGGTCAGGACCTGGCCGGCGAGGCCCGTCTGATCGACGCGATGGCATCGCGCAATGCCCGCATCCTCGACGCCGGCTGCGGTCCCGGCCGGGTCGGTGGATATCTCGCCGAGGCCGGGCACCAGGTGGTCGGCGTCGACGTCGACCCGGTACTGATCGAGGCGGCCGAGAACGACCATCCCGGTCCGCGCTGGCTCGTCGGAGACCTCGCCGAACTCGACCTGCCGGCACGCGGTATCGCCGCCCCGTTCGACATCATCGTGTCGGCCGGCAACGTGATGACCTTCCTGGCCCCGAGCACCCGCGTTCAGGTTCTGACGCGGCTGCGCGCGCATCTTGCCGACGACGGCCGCGCGGTGATCGGATTCGGCGCCGGCCGCGAATACGAGTTCGACCAGTTCTTCGACGACGCGGTATCGGCCGGTTTCACCACCGACCTGTTGCTGTCCAGCTGGGATCTCCGCCCGTTCACCGAAGAATCGGACTTCCTGGTGGCGATCCTGCGCCGCGCCTAG
- a CDS encoding thioesterase family protein, translated as MTPFFVSTDDGFAPNEIAHGGWGPTLGGQVVGGLLARAVEQLVTDDGLHPARFTVEILRRVAGAPVRVTASVVRAGSRMQAVDAVMTQDGELVARASALYLRRGAQPDGEFWTTSIDLPPLPEEPAHFDDTMPMFIRAYGPDAEWAGEGFPWQQCGPRYAWLREVRELVAGEELTPFVRAALAVDVTSSMSNFSSAGLAFINADYTLALSRLPVGPFIGMAAVTHTSAEGVATGSACLYDASGPIGTGLSTAIANFNFSPNGSS; from the coding sequence ATGACGCCGTTCTTTGTCAGCACTGACGACGGGTTCGCGCCGAACGAGATCGCACATGGGGGATGGGGGCCGACCCTCGGCGGTCAAGTGGTCGGCGGCCTCCTGGCCCGCGCCGTCGAACAACTCGTCACCGACGACGGTCTGCACCCGGCGCGGTTCACGGTGGAGATACTGCGTCGGGTCGCCGGCGCTCCGGTCCGCGTCACCGCGTCGGTGGTGAGAGCCGGCTCACGGATGCAGGCGGTCGATGCGGTGATGACACAGGACGGCGAGTTGGTGGCACGCGCCTCGGCGTTGTATCTGAGGCGTGGCGCCCAACCCGATGGTGAGTTCTGGACGACCTCGATCGATCTGCCGCCGCTACCGGAAGAACCGGCGCACTTCGACGACACCATGCCCATGTTCATCAGGGCGTACGGGCCGGACGCGGAATGGGCCGGTGAGGGGTTCCCGTGGCAGCAGTGCGGGCCCCGGTATGCATGGCTGCGTGAAGTCCGAGAGCTGGTTGCCGGCGAGGAGCTCACGCCGTTCGTGCGAGCCGCCCTGGCGGTTGACGTCACGAGTTCGATGAGCAATTTCAGTTCGGCCGGGTTGGCTTTCATCAATGCCGACTACACGCTGGCGCTGAGCCGGTTGCCGGTCGGCCCCTTCATCGGCATGGCGGCGGTGACTCATACCAGCGCTGAGGGCGTGGCCACCGGCAGTGCGTGCCTGTACGACGCATCGGGCCCGATCGGCACCGGATTGTCCACCGCGATAGCCAATTTCAACTTCAGCCCAAACGGCTCGAGCTAG
- a CDS encoding TIGR01777 family oxidoreductase, whose protein sequence is MGLVYSSIIDAPQDEVFAWHNRPGAFARLAPPWQAMKLISEAASLRDGRAELALPGGLRWVAQHQADAYDPPRRFVDEIATGGPASLPAALAMRWKHIHEFEAIDATRTRMTDRVETLVPGRFLRPMFVYRHRQLADDLAAHRQARGSGLGPQTIAITGASGLVGSALTAFLSAGGHRVIRLVRHATAKPDERQWDPADPHPELFAGVDAVIHLAGASIAGRFTEGHRSAIRDSRIEPTRRLAELVAATDSGPQVVVSASAVGFYGYDRGDEVLTETAERSGGFLADVVAEWEDALAPAEQSGARVVRIRTGIVQSPRGGTLRLLRPLFAAGLGGRIGDGQQWLPWIGIDDLVDVYYRALWDERLSGPVNAVAPEPVRNAEYSDTLGRVLHRPTVVPVPTLGPRLLLGDQGARELACASQRAVPAILTAGAHRFRHPYLDQALRHVLGRAVTA, encoded by the coding sequence ATGGGATTGGTGTACTCCAGCATCATCGACGCCCCGCAAGACGAGGTCTTCGCCTGGCACAACCGCCCGGGCGCGTTCGCCAGGCTGGCACCACCGTGGCAAGCCATGAAGCTCATATCCGAGGCGGCCTCACTGCGTGACGGCCGTGCCGAACTCGCGCTGCCCGGCGGCCTGCGGTGGGTGGCGCAGCACCAGGCCGACGCCTACGACCCACCACGGCGGTTCGTCGACGAGATCGCCACCGGCGGGCCGGCCTCGCTGCCGGCCGCACTGGCGATGCGCTGGAAGCACATTCACGAATTCGAGGCGATCGACGCCACCCGCACCCGGATGACCGACCGTGTCGAGACCCTTGTACCCGGCCGTTTCCTGCGTCCGATGTTCGTCTACCGACACCGCCAGCTCGCCGACGACCTCGCGGCGCACCGGCAGGCCCGCGGCTCGGGGCTGGGGCCGCAGACGATCGCGATCACCGGAGCATCGGGGCTGGTCGGGTCGGCGTTGACCGCGTTCCTGAGTGCAGGCGGTCACCGGGTCATCCGGCTGGTCCGCCACGCAACTGCCAAACCTGATGAGCGGCAATGGGACCCGGCCGACCCCCACCCCGAACTGTTCGCCGGAGTGGACGCCGTCATCCACCTGGCCGGCGCGTCGATCGCCGGCCGGTTCACCGAGGGGCACCGCAGTGCGATCCGCGACAGCCGCATCGAGCCGACTCGCCGGCTGGCCGAATTGGTCGCAGCGACCGATTCCGGGCCGCAGGTGGTCGTCAGCGCGTCGGCGGTCGGTTTCTACGGATACGACCGCGGCGACGAGGTTCTCACCGAGACAGCCGAGCGCAGCGGCGGGTTTCTGGCCGATGTGGTGGCGGAGTGGGAGGACGCGCTGGCTCCGGCTGAACAATCCGGGGCGCGAGTGGTGCGGATCCGTACCGGAATCGTCCAGTCCCCGCGCGGCGGCACCCTGCGACTGCTGCGTCCACTGTTCGCTGCCGGGCTCGGCGGCCGTATCGGCGACGGGCAACAGTGGTTGCCCTGGATCGGTATCGACGACCTGGTCGACGTCTACTACCGCGCGTTGTGGGACGAGCGACTATCCGGTCCGGTCAATGCGGTGGCACCGGAGCCGGTGCGCAACGCTGAATACAGCGACACGCTCGGCCGTGTCCTGCACCGCCCGACGGTTGTGCCGGTGCCGACGCTGGGCCCACGGCTACTGCTGGGCGATCAGGGTGCCCGCGAACTGGCGTGCGCGAGCCAACGGGCGGTTCCGGCGATCCTGACCGCCGGCGCGCACCGCTTCCGCCATCCGTACCTGGATCAGGCACTGCGCCACGTGTTGGGACGCGCGGTTACGGCGTAG
- a CDS encoding NAD(P)/FAD-dependent oxidoreductase, whose translation MRRVLIVGSGFAGLWAALGAARRLDELGPAADAVEITVVSDRPFHDIRVRNYESDLDDCRIPLATVLDPAGVGHIVAKVTEIDVETRTVTATQVGRTIAIGYDRLVLAAGSQVARPDIPGLRAFGFDVDTFDGARRLAAHLDALARRPRTPGTGTVVVVGAGLTGIETACELPGRLAAIFDGSLAPRVVLVDHNPEVGSDMGASACPVIESALSDNGVQCMTGVSVVAVDAGTVTMSSGDIVPCATVVWCAGMRANPLTAQFPVTRDRFGRLPVDDYLRVESASGVFAAGDVAAARVDDGHLSVMSCQHGRPMGRYAGYNVIGDLLGKPMLALRIPWYVTVLDLGPAGAVYTEGWDRQVVATGAVAKATKKTINTERIYPPLTGDRQALLASAAPDLQDRPARGE comes from the coding sequence GTGCGCCGCGTTCTGATCGTCGGATCGGGTTTCGCCGGACTGTGGGCAGCGCTGGGTGCGGCCAGGCGACTCGACGAACTCGGACCTGCCGCTGACGCCGTCGAGATCACGGTCGTCAGCGACCGCCCCTTCCACGACATCCGGGTACGCAACTACGAATCCGACCTCGATGACTGCCGGATCCCGTTGGCGACGGTGCTCGATCCCGCCGGAGTCGGCCACATCGTCGCGAAGGTCACCGAGATCGACGTCGAGACCCGAACCGTCACCGCCACACAGGTCGGACGAACCATCGCGATCGGCTACGACCGGCTGGTGTTGGCCGCAGGCAGCCAGGTCGCCCGGCCCGACATCCCGGGCCTGCGGGCGTTCGGTTTCGACGTCGACACCTTCGACGGTGCCCGCCGGCTCGCCGCTCACCTGGACGCGTTGGCCCGCCGACCCCGCACACCGGGTACCGGCACGGTCGTGGTGGTCGGGGCGGGCCTGACCGGCATCGAGACGGCCTGTGAACTGCCCGGACGGTTGGCCGCGATCTTCGACGGCAGCCTGGCCCCGAGGGTCGTGCTTGTCGACCACAACCCCGAGGTCGGATCCGACATGGGTGCCTCGGCGTGCCCGGTGATCGAATCCGCGTTGTCCGACAATGGAGTTCAGTGCATGACCGGTGTCAGCGTGGTGGCGGTGGACGCCGGTACGGTGACGATGTCCTCGGGCGACATCGTGCCCTGCGCGACAGTGGTGTGGTGCGCGGGAATGCGGGCCAACCCGTTGACGGCGCAGTTCCCGGTGACGCGGGATCGGTTCGGCCGGCTACCGGTCGACGACTACCTCCGCGTCGAGAGCGCGTCCGGGGTGTTCGCGGCCGGCGACGTGGCCGCCGCCCGGGTGGACGACGGCCACCTGTCGGTGATGTCGTGTCAGCACGGCAGGCCAATGGGCCGCTACGCCGGATACAACGTGATCGGCGATCTCCTGGGCAAACCCATGCTGGCCCTCCGAATCCCTTGGTATGTGACGGTTCTCGACCTGGGGCCGGCGGGAGCCGTGTACACGGAAGGCTGGGATCGCCAAGTCGTGGCGACCGGCGCGGTGGCCAAGGCCACCAAGAAGACCATCAACACCGAACGGATCTACCCACCGCTCACCGGCGACCGGCAGGCCCTGCTGGCGTCGGCTGCCCCCGACCTCCAGGACAGGCCGGCCCGCGGCGAGTAG
- a CDS encoding peptidoglycan-binding protein yields MPPYPTVTLKNGSQGQQVATLQALLNLDYPAYSHLQVDGEFGAQTEAVIREFQKRAGLFVNGVAGAETLAKLDELTTQGAGPVGEEMKECNGGIWASQSASCPFAQNVRQEYFRVSGDSVQINVFSPVTHQTYTMACVREGDWVTCRGGNNAVVQFSFN; encoded by the coding sequence ATGCCTCCATATCCGACAGTCACATTGAAGAACGGAAGTCAGGGCCAACAGGTTGCGACGCTGCAGGCGCTGCTGAACCTCGACTACCCGGCCTATTCACACCTGCAGGTCGACGGCGAGTTCGGCGCGCAGACCGAAGCTGTCATCCGCGAATTCCAGAAGCGGGCCGGGCTGTTCGTCAACGGCGTCGCGGGGGCCGAGACGTTGGCCAAGCTCGACGAGCTCACCACCCAGGGCGCCGGCCCGGTGGGCGAGGAGATGAAGGAATGCAACGGCGGCATCTGGGCCAGTCAGAGCGCCTCGTGTCCGTTCGCCCAGAATGTCCGCCAGGAGTACTTCAGGGTTTCCGGGGATTCAGTGCAGATCAACGTGTTCAGTCCGGTGACGCATCAGACCTACACCATGGCGTGTGTCCGAGAGGGTGACTGGGTGACCTGCCGCGGCGGAAACAACGCGGTCGTCCAGTTCTCGTTCAACTGA
- a CDS encoding NAD(P)/FAD-dependent oxidoreductase, which translates to MRVLIIGGGFGGLFCARRLGGVDVDVTLLDRAAGHLFQPLLYQCATGTLGFGQISRPLREEFERHRNVTTLLGEAIDLDPELRRVTARRPDETTFTLDYDVLVVAAGMQQSYFGKAHFAEWAPGMKTLDDALNIRQRVFTAFEIAETLPPGPERDGWLTFAVAGGGPTGVELAGQIREMATRTLAHEFHSIEPEEARVLLFDGGERVLKAFCPELGEKATKSLQKLGVELHMGVHVTDVDRDGVTISPKAGGPDEQYAARTVLWTAGVEAVPFARHLAQVLGVEADRSGRITVGPDLSIDGRPEIFVIGDLAGRENLPGVAENAMQGGLHVASCVRRELDGKPRRPFRYRDLGSAAYIARRQAVLQVGPVKVAGFFGWLAWGFIHIAFLTGVRNRVSTVTTWLATIARENRSHRAFMLGASGLPDQHYTWTAWDALTPPPPEAPPDGDDRRHGP; encoded by the coding sequence ATGAGAGTGTTGATCATCGGTGGGGGATTCGGCGGGCTGTTCTGTGCCCGACGGCTGGGCGGAGTCGACGTCGACGTGACCCTGCTGGATCGGGCGGCCGGACATCTGTTTCAGCCGCTGCTCTACCAATGCGCCACCGGGACCTTGGGCTTCGGCCAGATCAGCCGGCCGCTACGCGAGGAGTTCGAGCGGCACCGCAACGTCACCACGCTGCTCGGTGAGGCGATCGACCTCGATCCCGAGTTGCGCCGGGTCACGGCCCGCCGGCCCGATGAGACGACCTTCACCCTCGACTACGACGTACTTGTGGTGGCCGCGGGGATGCAGCAGTCCTACTTCGGCAAAGCACATTTCGCGGAGTGGGCGCCCGGGATGAAGACGCTCGACGACGCGCTCAACATCCGGCAGCGGGTTTTCACAGCCTTCGAGATCGCCGAGACCCTGCCGCCCGGCCCGGAGCGCGACGGTTGGCTCACGTTCGCTGTCGCCGGGGGCGGACCCACCGGGGTCGAGTTGGCCGGGCAGATCCGTGAGATGGCCACGCGCACTTTAGCTCACGAGTTTCACAGCATCGAGCCCGAGGAAGCCAGGGTGCTGCTGTTCGACGGTGGGGAGAGGGTGCTGAAGGCCTTCTGCCCCGAGCTGGGGGAGAAGGCGACGAAGTCGCTGCAGAAACTGGGCGTCGAGCTGCACATGGGAGTCCATGTGACCGACGTCGATCGGGACGGGGTGACCATCAGCCCGAAGGCCGGTGGCCCCGACGAGCAGTACGCGGCCCGGACCGTGTTGTGGACGGCCGGGGTCGAGGCCGTGCCGTTCGCTCGGCACCTCGCGCAGGTGCTGGGGGTGGAGGCGGATCGCAGTGGGAGAATCACTGTGGGGCCCGATCTTTCGATCGACGGCCGTCCCGAGATCTTTGTGATCGGAGATCTGGCCGGCCGGGAGAACCTGCCGGGTGTTGCCGAGAACGCGATGCAGGGTGGGCTCCACGTCGCCTCGTGTGTTCGCCGGGAACTTGACGGGAAACCCCGGCGACCGTTCCGGTACCGAGACCTCGGTTCCGCGGCGTACATCGCCCGCCGACAGGCAGTCCTGCAGGTCGGCCCGGTCAAGGTGGCCGGTTTCTTCGGCTGGCTGGCTTGGGGTTTCATCCACATCGCATTCCTCACCGGCGTACGCAACCGCGTCAGTACGGTGACCACCTGGCTGGCCACCATCGCCCGCGAGAACCGCTCGCACCGTGCGTTCATGCTCGGTGCCAGCGGTCTACCCGATCAGCACTACACGTGGACCGCATGGGACGCGCTGACACCGCCGCCGCCCGAGGCGCCACCGGACGGCGACGACCGCCGGCACGGCCCGTAG
- a CDS encoding RNA polymerase sigma factor: MDLDAAGEEQLRDLIPGVLAALVRRGADFATAEDAVQEALVRAWATWPDQRPDDPKGWLITTAWRRFLDLTRSEVARRNREVRVSAEPAAGPAPTVDETLQLYFLCAHPSLTQSAAVALTLRAVGGLTTRQIAQAYLVPEATMAQRISRAKRIVSSVRLDRPGDLHTVLRVLYLVFNEGYSGDVDLAAEAIRLVRQLTRATDDPEVAGLLALFLLHHARRPARTRADGALVPLSEQDRTLWRDDLITEGVYVLQAALARDRLGEYQAQAAVAALHADAQSTEETDWVQIVEWYDELVALTDSPVVRLNRAVAVGEADGPRAGLAALDELDPTLPRHTAAAAYLHEQAGDTTTAAQLYVQAAAEAPSLAERNHLTLRASALHRRISETGG; the protein is encoded by the coding sequence ATGGACCTCGATGCGGCGGGCGAGGAGCAGTTGCGGGATCTGATCCCCGGAGTCCTGGCTGCCCTGGTCCGCCGCGGGGCCGACTTCGCGACGGCTGAGGACGCCGTGCAGGAAGCCTTGGTGCGGGCCTGGGCAACCTGGCCGGACCAACGACCTGACGACCCCAAGGGCTGGTTGATCACCACGGCGTGGCGTCGATTCCTGGACCTCACCCGATCGGAGGTCGCACGGCGCAACCGCGAGGTCCGGGTTTCTGCGGAGCCGGCGGCCGGGCCGGCCCCCACGGTCGACGAGACCTTGCAGCTCTACTTCTTGTGCGCGCACCCGAGTCTGACCCAGTCGGCGGCGGTCGCCCTGACACTGCGCGCCGTCGGAGGCCTGACCACGCGTCAGATCGCTCAGGCCTATCTCGTACCGGAAGCGACCATGGCGCAACGGATCAGCCGCGCCAAGCGCATTGTCAGCTCGGTGCGGCTGGATCGTCCCGGCGACCTGCACACCGTGTTGCGGGTGCTGTACCTGGTATTCAACGAGGGCTACAGCGGCGACGTCGACCTGGCGGCCGAGGCGATCCGGTTGGTCCGCCAGCTGACCCGAGCCACCGATGATCCGGAAGTTGCAGGCCTGCTGGCGTTGTTTCTGCTGCACCATGCCCGGCGCCCGGCGCGTACCCGTGCCGACGGGGCCCTGGTTCCTCTGTCGGAGCAGGACCGCACTCTGTGGCGAGACGATCTCATCACCGAGGGTGTGTACGTGCTGCAGGCCGCACTGGCGCGCGACCGGCTCGGGGAGTACCAGGCTCAGGCGGCGGTGGCGGCGTTGCACGCCGATGCCCAGTCCACCGAGGAGACCGACTGGGTGCAGATTGTCGAGTGGTACGACGAACTCGTCGCACTCACCGACAGCCCGGTGGTGCGCCTCAACCGCGCCGTTGCCGTCGGCGAAGCAGATGGTCCGCGGGCGGGACTGGCAGCGCTCGATGAACTCGACCCGACGCTGCCGCGCCACACCGCCGCGGCCGCCTACCTTCATGAGCAGGCAGGGGACACCACAACCGCCGCACAGCTGTACGTGCAGGCAGCCGCCGAGGCGCCATCACTGGCCGAGCGCAACCACCTCACCCTGCGCGCATCTGCTCTGCACCGTCGCATTTCCGAGACAGGCGGTTAA
- a CDS encoding YciI family protein, with protein sequence MAKYLFLKHYRGAPASVNDIPMDQWTPDEIQAHIQYMNDFADRLKDSGEYVDSQALAPEGTWVQYGGEGKPPVTDGPFAETKDLIAGWMLVDVDSYERAVALAGELSAAPGAGGRPIHEWLEVRPFLTAPPTVTD encoded by the coding sequence ATGGCCAAGTACTTGTTTCTCAAGCACTACCGAGGCGCCCCAGCGTCGGTCAACGACATTCCGATGGACCAGTGGACACCGGACGAGATCCAGGCGCACATCCAGTACATGAATGACTTCGCCGATCGGCTGAAGGACAGCGGCGAGTACGTCGACAGCCAGGCCCTTGCCCCGGAGGGCACGTGGGTCCAGTACGGCGGTGAGGGGAAGCCGCCCGTGACCGACGGCCCGTTCGCCGAGACCAAGGACCTGATCGCGGGCTGGATGCTGGTCGACGTCGACTCGTACGAACGCGCCGTCGCGTTGGCCGGAGAACTGTCGGCGGCGCCGGGTGCGGGCGGGCGGCCCATCCACGAGTGGCTGGAGGTGCGTCCGTTCCTGACCGCTCCGCCGACTGTCACCGACTGA
- a CDS encoding threonine/serine exporter ThrE family protein has product MAEEGLNGRDRLRGGLRMALRGRRDPAPVAGRRSRASAGMGDVHTRKVLDLTIRLAEVMLSSGSGTADVVATTQDVAQAYRLTDCVVDITVATIIVSALPTADSPPVTIMRAVRTRSTDYTRLAELDRLVRRITSGGITVDEAQEAMDELTESPHPFPRWLATAGWAGFALGIAMLLGGNWLTCLLATVTAALIDRVGRLLNRIGTPFFFQHAVGAAIATLIALAAYRYAGQGLSALVATGIVLLLSGMTLVGAVQDALTGYMVTAVARLGDAVFLTAGIVVGITGALQAATLLGIQIELHVNTAGTFLTPKGPVAIVLAVVGAALAGMCLTMASYAPLRSLPTAGLAAALAELTLIWLGTAGFGQWAATGIAAVGVGFLATLISIRRQSPALVTATAGIMPMLPGLSVFWAVFAFAVDEKFGEGLAHLLSAAATALALGSGVVMGELLGSPLRYRAGRIGEFFRKDGPPGLRRAVGQVVRLQPADNTAAVGAPRAESVPLEAVPAEEPDADEGAEPDS; this is encoded by the coding sequence ATGGCTGAGGAAGGTCTGAACGGCAGGGACCGCTTGCGCGGCGGGCTGCGCATGGCGCTGCGCGGGCGCCGCGACCCAGCACCGGTCGCGGGTCGGCGCAGTCGCGCGTCGGCCGGGATGGGGGACGTACACACCCGCAAGGTCCTCGACCTGACCATCCGGCTCGCGGAGGTCATGCTGTCGTCGGGTTCGGGTACTGCCGATGTCGTGGCCACCACCCAGGATGTCGCGCAGGCTTACCGGCTCACCGACTGCGTCGTCGACATCACCGTCGCGACGATCATCGTGTCGGCACTGCCCACCGCGGACAGCCCGCCGGTGACGATCATGCGGGCGGTGCGGACCAGGTCCACGGACTACACCCGGCTGGCCGAGCTCGATCGGCTGGTGCGGCGCATCACCTCCGGCGGTATCACCGTCGACGAGGCGCAGGAGGCCATGGATGAGCTGACCGAGAGCCCGCATCCGTTCCCTCGGTGGCTCGCGACCGCCGGGTGGGCGGGCTTCGCGCTCGGTATCGCGATGCTGCTGGGCGGCAACTGGTTGACCTGTCTGCTGGCCACCGTGACGGCCGCACTGATCGACCGGGTCGGCCGTCTGTTGAATCGAATCGGCACGCCGTTCTTTTTTCAGCACGCAGTCGGAGCGGCGATCGCGACATTGATCGCGCTGGCTGCCTACCGGTACGCTGGCCAGGGTCTCAGTGCGCTGGTCGCCACCGGGATCGTGTTGTTGCTGTCCGGCATGACTTTGGTCGGTGCCGTGCAGGACGCGTTGACCGGCTACATGGTCACCGCGGTCGCGCGGCTCGGTGACGCCGTGTTTCTCACCGCGGGAATCGTCGTGGGCATCACCGGTGCACTGCAGGCCGCCACGCTCCTGGGGATCCAGATCGAACTGCACGTCAACACGGCCGGCACCTTCCTCACGCCCAAAGGACCGGTGGCGATCGTCCTGGCGGTCGTGGGTGCGGCGCTGGCCGGGATGTGCCTGACCATGGCCAGCTATGCACCGCTGCGGTCACTACCCACCGCCGGGTTGGCGGCCGCGCTGGCCGAGCTGACGTTGATCTGGCTCGGGACAGCCGGATTCGGCCAGTGGGCGGCCACCGGGATCGCGGCGGTCGGTGTCGGTTTTCTGGCCACCCTGATTTCCATTCGCCGGCAGTCTCCCGCGCTGGTGACGGCGACCGCCGGCATCATGCCGATGCTGCCCGGTCTCTCGGTGTTCTGGGCGGTGTTCGCCTTTGCCGTCGACGAGAAGTTCGGTGAGGGGCTCGCGCACCTGCTGAGCGCGGCAGCGACGGCGTTGGCACTCGGCAGCGGCGTGGTGATGGGTGAGCTGCTCGGCTCGCCGCTGCGGTACCGCGCCGGACGCATCGGTGAGTTCTTCCGTAAAGACGGACCGCCCGGGCTACGCCGGGCAGTGGGTCAGGTGGTCCGGCTGCAACCGGCCGACAACACAGCTGCGGTCGGCGCTCCACGCGCGGAAAGCGTCCCGTTGGAAGCCGTCCCGGCCGAGGAGCCGGACGCCGACGAGGGCGCAGAGCCCGACAGCTGA